The genomic interval TGGCATTCTGCTTCACGAGGGTCCGGAATATCTGTTCGTTCTCCTCATCACGGTCCGGGAGACTCCCGATGGCGAGGAGGCTGGGGTACCTGCCATAACGCGGCTTATGGTGAATCTCCCCGGAAATTTTCTTAAAGAAGGGAGAGTTGAGCGGGATGAGTCTGTCGACCGCCTTCTTGAGTTCCGACGAGTATCCGCCGAAGGTCACCGGCGTCACAAGAAGGAGAAGGTCACTCCGGATGACCAGTCGTGCGATGTCCCTTCCCGCATCGTTGATGACACAGATGCCGGGCGTCTTCACCCAGCACCCGAAACATCCCATACATCCCCCAACTTTCGTGTTCCGGAGAACGAACGAATCAACCTGCCATGCCCTTTCCTTCATCTCTTCTTCAAGAAGCACTTTCATGGGAGCATTATCTGCCCCCCATCCGTCCAGAACTGTGACTCTCATTGCAACCTCCTTGTTTCAGCCGCGGTCTTCATCATAGGTTCTGTTTCCGACGGCAGCATTACCGATGTTCGTTAACTAAACGTTGTTTACTCTGGTGCCAAAAAAATTTATCGCTCTTCCTGCAACAGGGGTCCGAGGAAGAACGCAAGGGCTCCCTGAACGATCAACGGCATCTTCTCTTCGGGAAACATGGCACACCGCTCCCTGATAATCAGTGATGCGATTCCGTGCACATGGGACCATAAAGAGAATGTCGCCACATCGAGGTCCCCCCCGGGGAGCCTCCCCGCCTCCATACAGTCCTTCACATTTTCCCTCAGGAATTCATAAGAACGCCTTCCGATGTGCCATTCCTCTCTCTGCCGGATCTTCTTTGCAGGCCCTCTCATGATGAACATCAGGTCATAGTATTCGGGGTTCTCCAGGGCGAATTCGACATAGACCTGACCATGTCTTTTCAGACGGCGCAAGGGGTCCTTTATCGAAAGGACAGTCTGCTGGCGTTTATAAAACTCTTCGAACCCCTTCTCATGGAGCGCATAGAGGATTTCATCCTTGTCTCTAAAATGGAGGTAGATGGTTGCAGGGCTGTATTCGATCTCCTCGGCGATCCTCCTGAGGGTAATCCGCTCATATCCCTCTTTGAGAAAGAGCTTCATCGCTGCCGTCAGGATGAGGTCCCGGAGCCTTTCCTTTTCCCG from Thermodesulfovibrionales bacterium carries:
- a CDS encoding NAD(P)H-dependent oxidoreductase, with translation MRVTVLDGWGADNAPMKVLLEEEMKERAWQVDSFVLRNTKVGGCMGCFGCWVKTPGICVINDAGRDIARLVIRSDLLLLVTPVTFGGYSSELKKAVDRLIPLNSPFFKKISGEIHHKPRYGRYPSLLAIGSLPDRDEENEQIFRTLVKQNAINFHSPAFAAGFLYGTQTPQEMRETIHTLLSEGR
- a CDS encoding TetR/AcrR family transcriptional regulator, whose product is MGIADRKEREKERLRDLILTAAMKLFLKEGYERITLRRIAEEIEYSPATIYLHFRDKDEILYALHEKGFEEFYKRQQTVLSIKDPLRRLKRHGQVYVEFALENPEYYDLMFIMRGPAKKIRQREEWHIGRRSYEFLRENVKDCMEAGRLPGGDLDVATFSLWSHVHGIASLIIRERCAMFPEEKMPLIVQGALAFFLGPLLQEER